The Nostoc sp. 'Peltigera membranacea cyanobiont' N6 genome contains the following window.
CATAGCTGCTGCCATCATAGAGATAATCACCACAGCGTTCAGCTGCCGGAGGCGGTTTGTCACCTGATTCAACGAGATTAACCCTAGACCGACCAGCATTGCCCCAAAAAGAGGGAACACCGGAATCAGCCAGGCATACTGATAGATTACTTCCATCACTGACGCCTACTTTTAGAATTCTTGATTTAGCGTGTCGAAACTGTTAATAATTGTGACACACACCCTTTAGGATAAAATAACCCACCCAAGACTGATTGGGTGGGGTATTAAGCATGGTTTTAGATTTGGTCATTTGTCATTGGTTATTTGTCATTGGTCATTTGTCATTGCTCACTTGCGCCATGCCTCATTTCCTCTGCCCAATGCCCAATGTCCATCAGGCTGACCGACGTTCTAAGTCCGCTGTTTTTGGACTCTTGTAAATTTTCGGGTAACTGCTGTAGCTTACTTTGATGTCTTCTAAAGCTAGACGTAAATCTTCTCTGCCACGAAACCCTTCCAAGCGATGGCGAACAGTGCCATTTTCAATCAGTAGTAAAGTTGGCAGTGACTTTAGCCTATAAGTAGTAGACAATTTAAAATTTTGATCGGCATTAACCCCAACTAATTTAATTTCGTCCCCACATTGGGCTTGAAATTGCAACAATAGCGGGTGGATAATCCGACACAACCCACACCAAGGTGCTTCAAAGTTAACTAAAACAGGAATAGGAGATTCTAAAACTTCTTGAGTAAATGTCTGTTCACTAACCGACAACACCATGACGCCTCTTGGATTATAAGGTTTTTATATCAAACTACCTATCAGTACTGAAGTGAAGGATTGGTAAGTCAGTAACTGCCGATAGATGCTTTCAGGAACCAAATCTCAGGACACAGAATAATTGAGTAAAAATTGAGCGCGTTGATGTGTCTCTGACAAAAAAGCCATCGGGACTCTCACGGTGGC
Protein-coding sequences here:
- a CDS encoding thioredoxin family protein is translated as MVLSVSEQTFTQEVLESPIPVLVNFEAPWCGLCRIIHPLLLQFQAQCGDEIKLVGVNADQNFKLSTTYRLKSLPTLLLIENGTVRHRLEGFRGREDLRLALEDIKVSYSSYPKIYKSPKTADLERRSA